A genomic segment from Desulfonatronum lacustre DSM 10312 encodes:
- a CDS encoding HMA2 domain-containing protein: protein MHLSDLASLRRYLTIKHHIPGRIRLLFNPVLVSRPEVRELMATHSELPPGVFSVRVNALALSLVIEYDSERIAPALLDELVTAGDDRVVEVLRELGERLMT from the coding sequence ATGCATTTATCCGATCTCGCCAGCCTACGTCGCTATCTGACCATCAAGCATCACATTCCCGGACGCATCAGGCTGCTTTTTAATCCGGTCCTGGTTTCCCGGCCCGAGGTTCGGGAATTGATGGCCACGCATTCGGAGTTGCCGCCGGGCGTGTTTTCCGTTCGGGTCAATGCTTTGGCCCTGTCCTTGGTCATCGAATACGATTCGGAGCGCATCGCTCCGGCGCTGTTGGATGAACTGGTCACTGCGGGCGACGATCGGGTGGTGGAGGTTCTGCGAGAACTGGGCGAAAGATTGATGACGTGA
- a CDS encoding DUF2325 domain-containing protein, giving the protein MCATLIGGMDRLKPNYLQTAKKAGISLKIFTGKENSISSSLGDSEMIIIFTNKVSHQARNEAMQVAKTRNIPVHMLHSCGVSSLKKCLQGTA; this is encoded by the coding sequence ATGTGCGCAACCTTGATCGGCGGCATGGACCGCCTGAAGCCGAATTATTTGCAGACCGCCAAAAAGGCGGGAATCAGTCTGAAAATTTTCACCGGCAAGGAAAACTCCATCTCCTCCTCTCTGGGGGACAGTGAAATGATCATCATCTTTACCAACAAGGTCTCCCATCAGGCCCGCAACGAGGCCATGCAGGTGGCCAAGACCCGGAACATCCCCGTGCATATGCTGCATTCCTGCGGTGTTTCCAGTCTGAAGAAATGTTTGCAGGGCACGGCGTAA
- a CDS encoding adenylosuccinate synthase, which translates to MSNVVVVGTQWGDEGKGKIVDLLTERADLIVRFQGGNNAGHTLVVGEKTFILHLIPSGILHPGKVCLIGNGVVLDPEVFCRELDALAERGLDVGPERILISPKTHVIMPYHKVLDKLREEKRTGEKIGTTGRGIGPCYEDKAARVGIRVGDFRSSDLVRAKIVQALAEKNALFTHYYGARAMDVDAVLEEVLESGRRLVAHLGDVSERIAEAVADGRSVLFEGAQGTHLDIDHGTYPFVTSSNTVAGNVAAGAGCSPGMLGTVMGIVKAYTTRVGSGPFPTELFDPVGEHLQRQGGEFGATTGRKRRCGWLDLPLLRESIRLNGVAEIVLTKLDVLSGLDRIRICVGYELNGRELAYPPQEEGLLAAVKPVYVDVPGWSEDIDKAATWDDLPEAARAYILRLEKELNVPVTIVSVGPDRRQTIERRA; encoded by the coding sequence ATGTCAAACGTCGTCGTGGTGGGCACCCAGTGGGGTGATGAAGGCAAGGGCAAGATCGTCGATTTGCTGACGGAACGGGCGGATCTGATCGTCCGGTTTCAAGGCGGAAACAACGCCGGTCATACCCTGGTCGTCGGCGAGAAGACCTTCATCCTGCACCTGATTCCCTCGGGAATACTGCACCCCGGCAAGGTCTGCCTGATCGGCAACGGCGTGGTTCTGGATCCGGAGGTTTTTTGCCGGGAACTGGATGCCCTGGCCGAGCGCGGATTGGACGTGGGTCCGGAGCGGATTCTGATCAGTCCCAAGACCCATGTGATCATGCCCTACCACAAGGTTCTGGACAAACTCCGCGAGGAGAAGCGCACCGGCGAGAAGATCGGCACCACGGGCCGGGGCATCGGGCCGTGCTATGAGGATAAGGCGGCCCGGGTGGGCATCCGGGTTGGAGACTTCCGCTCGTCGGATCTCGTGCGGGCCAAGATCGTTCAGGCCCTGGCCGAGAAAAACGCCTTGTTCACCCACTATTACGGCGCCCGAGCCATGGACGTGGACGCGGTGCTGGAAGAGGTTTTGGAGTCCGGCCGACGCCTCGTGGCCCATCTCGGCGATGTTTCGGAGCGCATTGCCGAGGCCGTGGCGGACGGACGCAGCGTGCTCTTCGAGGGCGCCCAGGGAACCCACCTGGACATTGATCACGGCACCTATCCCTTCGTGACCTCCTCCAACACCGTGGCCGGGAACGTGGCCGCCGGGGCGGGGTGTTCGCCGGGGATGCTGGGCACGGTCATGGGCATCGTCAAGGCCTACACCACCCGGGTCGGCTCCGGTCCCTTTCCCACGGAACTCTTCGACCCCGTGGGCGAGCACTTGCAGCGGCAAGGCGGGGAGTTCGGCGCGACCACGGGCCGTAAACGGCGCTGCGGCTGGCTGGACCTGCCCTTGCTACGCGAATCCATCCGCCTGAACGGCGTGGCGGAGATCGTCCTGACCAAGCTGGACGTGCTCAGCGGTCTGGATCGGATACGGATCTGCGTCGGATATGAGCTGAACGGCCGGGAGCTGGCGTATCCGCCCCAGGAAGAAGGCCTGCTGGCCGCGGTGAAGCCCGTTTACGTCGACGTGCCCGGCTGGTCCGAGGACATCGACAAGGCCGCGACATGGGACGACCTGCCGGAGGCCGCACGGGCGTATATCCTTCGGCTGGAAAAAGAGCTGAACGTTCCGGTGACTATCGTCTCCGTGGGCCCGGATCGACGTCAGACCATCGAACGCCGCGCATAA
- a CDS encoding sensor histidine kinase produces MVNRLGALVRRRWSGFVEEGVFGSEGRTVEVRRRPSEDAPRPFESGNVHPDVKIRSREDCLAAEPVMVWPADACRVVRELNARVAELEESNATLRRRDEAHQFRVAPETPSAVRDVLDEARCFVDETKALKCEFLRTVNHELRTPLNGAKGMLQALRETNLDAEQMEYVDQGLASCETLDRAVRDILDYNTLNPGCVQLERKPLDIADILHDVEQVYTPGCVEKGLDFVIRKDSSVRGLFLGDAARLKQIFRHLLDNALRFTLSGEIRVEASCLSEAGNGRVRLCLSVHDTGMGIPEDCLERVLEPFAQVEAGLTKTFSGCGLGLAMVRKLVGLMDGQFRLESLEGAYTSAYCILSLERLPGEDDC; encoded by the coding sequence ATGGTGAACAGACTCGGCGCCTTGGTGCGCCGGAGATGGAGCGGCTTCGTGGAGGAGGGCGTATTCGGTTCCGAGGGGAGGACCGTCGAAGTACGAAGGAGGCCTTCCGAAGATGCCCCGCGACCTTTCGAATCCGGCAATGTTCACCCCGACGTCAAGATTCGCTCCCGGGAGGATTGCCTGGCCGCCGAGCCCGTGATGGTCTGGCCGGCCGATGCCTGCCGCGTGGTTCGGGAACTCAATGCCAGGGTCGCGGAATTGGAGGAAAGCAATGCGACGCTCCGGAGGAGAGACGAGGCGCACCAATTTCGCGTCGCGCCGGAAACGCCCAGCGCCGTGAGAGACGTGCTCGACGAGGCCCGGTGCTTCGTGGATGAGACCAAGGCTCTCAAATGCGAGTTCTTGCGCACCGTGAACCATGAACTGCGGACCCCGCTCAACGGCGCGAAAGGGATGTTGCAGGCGTTGCGGGAGACGAATCTTGATGCGGAGCAGATGGAGTATGTCGACCAGGGACTGGCCTCTTGCGAGACATTGGACAGGGCGGTCCGGGATATCCTGGATTACAACACCTTGAATCCCGGCTGCGTCCAGTTGGAACGCAAGCCGTTGGACATCGCCGACATCCTGCATGATGTCGAGCAGGTTTATACTCCGGGCTGTGTCGAAAAGGGGCTGGATTTCGTGATCCGTAAGGACTCTTCCGTCAGAGGACTGTTTTTAGGAGACGCGGCGAGATTGAAACAGATTTTCCGTCACCTGCTGGACAATGCCCTGCGGTTTACTCTTTCAGGTGAAATTCGCGTCGAGGCGTCTTGTTTGTCCGAGGCGGGGAACGGTCGGGTCCGGCTCTGCCTGAGCGTTCACGACACGGGTATGGGAATTCCCGAGGATTGTTTGGAACGTGTTCTCGAGCCATTTGCCCAGGTTGAAGCGGGATTGACCAAGACATTCTCTGGTTGCGGTCTGGGGCTGGCCATGGTCAGGAAGCTGGTCGGGTTGATGGATGGACAGTTTAGGCTAGAGAGCCTTGAAGGGGCGTACACTTCGGCCTATTGCATCTTGAGCCTGGAGCGGTTGCCCGGAGAGGACGACTGCTGA
- a CDS encoding DUF4198 domain-containing protein yields MKRGLLLAGLLTLFLSVPALAHFQMLYTPESALEQGGEMSLKLVFTHPFDGDHIMDMDPVQEFYVAHQRGEEGEPRKTDLKEYLSEITWKGLDDAAGKAFDANLPARVVRSMGDYVFVLVPTPYYEKADEGYIQQFTKMIVNVGGMPGNWSEPLGLPAEIVPLNKPYANWTGGVFTGVVMSNGEPVPNIEVEVEYLNVDVDMTANSFVGEPKIEAPHPAFETMSVMANGKGEFSIGLPKAGWWGIAVPDVVELEHDGKEMVQEAVLWIQVTDIP; encoded by the coding sequence ATGAAACGTGGATTGTTGCTTGCCGGACTGTTGACCCTGTTCTTGAGCGTCCCGGCCCTGGCCCACTTCCAGATGCTCTACACCCCGGAGAGCGCCCTGGAGCAGGGCGGAGAGATGAGTCTGAAGCTGGTCTTCACGCATCCTTTTGACGGTGATCATATCATGGACATGGATCCGGTCCAGGAGTTCTACGTGGCGCATCAGCGCGGCGAGGAAGGCGAACCCCGGAAGACCGATCTGAAGGAGTATCTCTCGGAGATCACCTGGAAGGGCCTGGACGACGCGGCGGGCAAGGCTTTTGACGCCAACCTTCCGGCCCGCGTGGTTCGCTCCATGGGAGACTACGTTTTCGTTCTGGTTCCGACTCCCTACTATGAAAAGGCTGATGAAGGATACATCCAGCAGTTCACCAAGATGATCGTGAACGTGGGCGGCATGCCCGGCAATTGGTCCGAGCCCCTGGGTTTGCCCGCCGAGATCGTGCCCCTGAACAAGCCGTACGCCAATTGGACCGGCGGGGTGTTCACCGGCGTGGTCATGTCCAACGGCGAGCCGGTTCCGAACATCGAGGTCGAGGTCGAGTACCTGAACGTGGACGTGGACATGACCGCTAACTCCTTTGTCGGCGAGCCCAAGATCGAGGCCCCGCATCCGGCCTTTGAAACCATGTCCGTGATGGCCAACGGTAAGGGCGAGTTTTCCATCGGTCTGCCCAAGGCCGGCTGGTGGGGCATCGCCGTGCCGGACGTGGTCGAACTGGAGCACGACGGCAAGGAAATGGTTCAAGAAGCCGTGCTTTGGATCCAGGTCACGGATATTCCGTAA
- the feoB gene encoding ferrous iron transport protein B — protein sequence MSPAKKNIMIGLAGQQNAGKSTIFNMLTGANQHIANYPGVTVDKKTGNYHDELGRVEVVDLPGTYSLTSFSLEERVARDFLLRERPDAILNVIDASSLRRGLYFTFQILEMSFPVVMALNMVDVAAAQGRKIDHEKLGRLLGIEVVPTVGRKGRGKLELRPALRRAAREERGEDEGFQDQHGLRINYEELEEHIAAVHEHLLESENLVKAVPLRWMAVKLLEGDSEALKLLRRHHARADAVMDAVSAATAAFQEKMDITPADYIVTCRDRLAASLVEQCVEVTKADTVRFSEKIDRVLLHRAFAPIFLVLTVYLIYELSIVQGYKLTFLTWPALAWVRSFAAGLLPDPGLLHDTMLRSMSLWMVDSVNTLLNYVPIFLILFALIAILEDSGYMARIAFILDRVFQSFGLHGQSTLPFILGGVFTGGCAVPGIMATKGIPDERSRLATILTVPYMNCLAKIPLYTLLVSIYFAAYKSYLMLFISTITIIMAMIIAKLLTSTILRGRETAPFVMEMPNYHMPTLMGVLRRAVDRTWVYIKKVGTIVVAVAIVVYVLLQFPGLPAERMAYFDGRMNEAVAAFHEDIRETAYAEILADAAAVLNLLNVANTYREAKLAASTQEASSAVDARYEALHPEIFPLLRPRDPEARNLSRSLRSLSTERSNLRTAIREETIVYSYFGTVGRALEPVTKYAGFDWKINVALISSFAARESSVATLGVLFQEGADEQLSLEERMGQEGAATGFTPLHAFALILFFALYPPCLATTIMVKVQTGSYKWMLFSIIFPTVFGLAVASGVFTISSWLGLSGIQAMFGFYFLALGTAIGLSFLPDPAWKRPGTAITHAKEA from the coding sequence ATGTCACCCGCCAAGAAAAACATCATGATCGGGCTGGCCGGTCAGCAGAACGCCGGCAAGTCGACCATCTTCAACATGCTCACCGGGGCGAACCAGCATATCGCCAACTACCCCGGCGTGACCGTGGACAAAAAGACCGGCAATTATCACGACGAGCTGGGTCGGGTGGAGGTCGTGGACCTGCCAGGGACCTACAGTCTGACCTCCTTTTCCCTGGAAGAGCGGGTGGCCCGGGATTTTTTGTTGCGGGAGCGGCCCGACGCCATCCTCAACGTCATCGACGCCTCCAGTTTGCGCCGGGGGCTGTATTTTACCTTCCAGATTCTGGAAATGTCGTTTCCCGTGGTCATGGCTCTGAACATGGTGGACGTGGCCGCGGCCCAAGGGCGCAAGATCGATCACGAAAAGCTGGGCAGGCTGCTGGGCATCGAAGTCGTGCCCACGGTGGGTCGCAAGGGCCGGGGCAAGCTGGAACTGCGTCCGGCCCTGCGCCGCGCGGCTCGCGAGGAACGGGGTGAGGATGAAGGATTCCAGGATCAGCATGGTTTGCGGATCAATTACGAAGAGCTGGAAGAACACATCGCCGCTGTCCACGAGCATTTGCTGGAATCGGAAAATTTGGTCAAGGCCGTCCCCTTGCGCTGGATGGCGGTCAAGCTCCTGGAGGGCGACTCCGAGGCCCTGAAGCTGTTGCGACGACACCATGCCCGTGCTGATGCCGTAATGGACGCGGTATCCGCGGCCACCGCCGCGTTCCAGGAAAAAATGGACATCACCCCGGCGGACTATATCGTCACTTGCCGGGACCGTCTGGCAGCCTCCCTGGTGGAGCAGTGCGTGGAGGTGACCAAGGCGGACACGGTGCGCTTTTCCGAAAAAATCGACCGGGTGCTTCTGCACCGGGCCTTTGCCCCGATCTTTCTGGTGCTCACGGTTTACCTGATCTACGAGCTGTCCATCGTCCAGGGCTACAAGCTGACCTTCCTGACTTGGCCGGCCCTGGCTTGGGTGCGATCCTTCGCGGCCGGGCTCCTGCCGGACCCCGGCTTGCTGCACGACACCATGCTTCGGTCCATGTCCTTGTGGATGGTGGACAGCGTGAACACTCTGCTGAATTACGTGCCCATCTTCCTGATTCTCTTCGCCCTGATCGCGATCCTGGAGGATTCCGGGTACATGGCCCGGATCGCCTTTATTCTGGATCGGGTCTTTCAAAGTTTCGGTCTACACGGCCAGTCCACGCTGCCGTTCATCCTGGGCGGGGTGTTCACCGGCGGCTGCGCCGTGCCCGGGATCATGGCCACCAAAGGCATTCCGGACGAGCGTTCCCGCCTGGCCACGATTCTGACCGTGCCGTACATGAACTGCCTGGCCAAAATCCCGCTCTACACCCTGCTGGTCTCCATCTATTTCGCGGCCTACAAATCCTATCTGATGTTGTTCATCTCCACGATCACCATTATCATGGCCATGATCATCGCCAAGCTGCTCACCTCGACCATTCTGCGCGGCCGGGAAACGGCTCCGTTCGTCATGGAGATGCCCAACTACCACATGCCCACGCTGATGGGCGTGTTGCGCCGCGCCGTTGACCGGACCTGGGTCTACATCAAAAAGGTGGGAACCATCGTGGTGGCCGTGGCCATCGTGGTCTACGTTTTGTTGCAGTTCCCAGGACTGCCGGCCGAACGCATGGCCTATTTCGACGGACGTATGAACGAGGCCGTCGCCGCCTTTCACGAAGACATTCGGGAGACGGCCTACGCCGAAATCCTGGCCGACGCCGCCGCGGTGCTTAACCTGCTCAACGTGGCCAATACCTACCGCGAGGCCAAGCTGGCCGCATCCACCCAGGAGGCTTCCTCCGCGGTAGATGCTCGCTACGAGGCCCTGCACCCGGAGATTTTTCCCCTGCTGCGCCCCAGGGACCCGGAAGCCCGCAACCTGAGCCGGTCCTTGCGCTCCTTGTCCACGGAACGTTCCAATCTGCGCACGGCCATTCGCGAAGAGACCATCGTCTACAGCTACTTCGGCACCGTGGGTCGGGCTCTGGAGCCGGTGACCAAGTACGCGGGCTTTGACTGGAAGATCAACGTGGCACTGATCAGTTCCTTCGCTGCCCGTGAATCCAGCGTGGCCACGCTGGGAGTGCTGTTCCAGGAAGGGGCCGACGAACAACTGTCCCTGGAGGAACGCATGGGCCAGGAAGGCGCAGCCACCGGGTTCACTCCCTTGCACGCCTTTGCCTTGATTCTCTTTTTCGCCTTGTACCCTCCCTGCCTGGCCACCACGATCATGGTCAAGGTCCAGACCGGTTCCTACAAATGGATGCTTTTCTCAATCATCTTCCCAACGGTATTTGGTCTGGCCGTGGCCAGCGGGGTGTTCACCATCAGCTCCTGGCTCGGTTTGAGCGGCATCCAGGCCATGTTCGGATTCTACTTCCTGGCCCTGGGCACGGCCATCGGCCTGTCTTTTTTGCCTGATCCGGCCTGGAAGAGACCGGGAACGGCCATCACCCACGCCAAGGAGGCCTGA
- a CDS encoding flavodoxin: MSKVLIVYGSTTGNTEHVAEVIGEVLRKSGKEVVVKNVTDAKVEELGSEYDLTLLGVSTWGDEDVEFQEDFDSFYQDMDDAELEGRKVALFGCGDSSYEHFCGAVVLLRQKVEGLSADLVNEPLLIDGDPSVMRSEIEEWAEEVGRAA, translated from the coding sequence ATGAGCAAGGTTTTGATCGTTTACGGCTCGACCACCGGGAATACCGAGCATGTGGCCGAGGTAATCGGGGAGGTGCTCCGGAAGTCAGGCAAGGAGGTCGTGGTCAAAAACGTTACGGATGCCAAAGTCGAGGAACTGGGAAGCGAGTACGACCTGACCTTGCTGGGCGTGTCCACCTGGGGGGACGAAGATGTCGAGTTTCAGGAGGATTTCGACTCCTTCTACCAGGACATGGACGACGCCGAACTGGAGGGCAGGAAGGTCGCCCTGTTCGGTTGCGGGGACTCCAGCTACGAGCATTTTTGCGGGGCCGTGGTGCTGTTGCGGCAAAAGGTGGAAGGCCTGTCCGCGGATCTGGTCAACGAGCCCCTGCTCATCGACGGTGATCCGTCCGTCATGCGATCCGAGATCGAAGAATGGGCCGAGGAAGTTGGGAGGGCGGCGTGA
- a CDS encoding HMA2 domain-containing protein, with translation MYVSSIPGRLRIRTEDQAALQRLAESVGKLGGVLAVQLNPRTGSLLVHYEDESKVEAALLKALKKIPRSDTALVPKSTSKASNKAAYMTIAKRGMLSSLGLAMLFALIDREDGHIFTGTMFLGFLGCHLYGYRKRVLA, from the coding sequence ATGTACGTCAGTTCCATTCCCGGAAGACTCCGGATTCGCACCGAGGATCAGGCCGCGTTGCAACGTTTGGCTGAATCCGTCGGCAAGCTGGGGGGCGTTCTCGCTGTTCAACTCAATCCACGTACCGGAAGCCTGTTGGTCCATTACGAGGACGAGTCCAAGGTCGAGGCCGCGCTGCTCAAAGCCCTGAAAAAAATCCCCCGCTCGGACACCGCCCTGGTGCCCAAATCTACGTCCAAGGCGTCGAACAAGGCCGCCTACATGACCATCGCCAAGCGAGGCATGCTCTCCAGCCTCGGCCTGGCCATGCTTTTCGCCCTTATCGACAGGGAAGACGGGCACATTTTTACCGGGACCATGTTTCTCGGCTTCCTGGGTTGCCATCTGTACGGGTATCGGAAGCGGGTGCTGGCGTAG
- a CDS encoding FeoA family protein, with amino-acid sequence MPLQECPSCAQTTQSGNGEDQTLTNVANGCRCRIRRHRAHGAIRQRLLDLGFVPNAEIEMVRCATLGDPLEMRVGDYYVTLRKREADLIDVRAA; translated from the coding sequence ATGCCGCTCCAAGAATGCCCTTCCTGTGCGCAGACCACGCAGAGCGGAAATGGCGAGGACCAGACGCTGACCAACGTAGCCAACGGGTGCCGGTGTCGGATTCGACGGCACAGGGCGCATGGGGCCATCCGGCAGCGCCTGCTGGACCTGGGCTTTGTTCCCAACGCGGAAATTGAAATGGTCCGTTGCGCCACGCTGGGCGATCCGTTGGAGATGCGCGTCGGCGACTACTACGTCACCCTGCGCAAGCGGGAAGCTGATTTGATCGACGTGCGGGCCGCCTAG
- a CDS encoding thioredoxin family protein, producing the protein MTSRWTKPPTWGGKRLVVLTLGLVLVATVYFGTDVSRGNRGGPPTGSAGRVALLQLTAEHCPACRDMEPTLEMIRQSHGERVLIRQVDVFQRAGAASRYGVSTIPAHLFFDHQGRERYRHEGVMDRESVLRVLDELLAELDG; encoded by the coding sequence ATGACTTCTCGATGGACGAAACCTCCGACCTGGGGCGGCAAACGGCTCGTGGTGTTGACCCTGGGCCTGGTGCTGGTGGCCACGGTTTACTTTGGAACCGACGTATCCCGGGGCAACCGGGGTGGTCCGCCGACGGGTTCCGCCGGTCGGGTCGCCCTGCTTCAGTTGACCGCCGAGCACTGCCCGGCCTGCCGGGACATGGAGCCGACTCTGGAGATGATCCGGCAAAGTCATGGGGAGCGGGTGCTGATTCGCCAAGTGGATGTCTTCCAACGGGCGGGAGCGGCATCGAGGTACGGCGTGAGCACGATTCCGGCCCATTTGTTCTTCGACCACCAGGGCCGCGAGCGGTATCGTCACGAAGGCGTCATGGACCGGGAGTCCGTGCTCAGGGTCCTGGATGAACTGTTGGCGGAACTGGACGGGTGA
- a CDS encoding DNA polymerase III subunit delta' — MARTASQAQAQTRTKSPTKKQTQDEAQDWAPRVVPDLFRIPGQDRVVGILARLLSRPPRVLLLEGGTAEERQKLGLYWTALLNCSALPPSSSLHPSPYDSSLALPGGPRPCEQCPACSRIRDGVFLDLVYLDGREGRIGIDTVRELRGLLGQAPRDAKRRVVVLGEAQELTEEAGNALLKSMEDTETRNAYVLLAPQRERLLRTLVSRSWVATLSWDLDGVQEREGGSDPEWTEALARFLKTGRDWFGRTMVKGQVDRPLAFHVIHACRRGLIRACQGRTDSSLARAFLEQGSPAAWRAVDLRLDEAEQALRTQVSPPLVLDWLAVGLRGALRAPLR, encoded by the coding sequence ATGGCCAGGACGGCCTCCCAGGCCCAGGCCCAGACCCGGACCAAGAGCCCAACCAAAAAGCAGACCCAGGACGAGGCCCAGGACTGGGCCCCGAGGGTCGTGCCGGATTTGTTCCGGATTCCGGGCCAGGATCGGGTGGTGGGCATCCTGGCTCGCCTGCTTTCCCGCCCACCCCGGGTGCTTCTCTTGGAAGGCGGGACCGCCGAAGAGCGCCAAAAGCTCGGTCTGTATTGGACGGCTCTGCTTAATTGCTCGGCGCTCCCGCCGTCCTCCTCCCTCCATCCCTCTCCTTACGACTCTTCGTTAGCTTTGCCCGGCGGGCCGAGGCCTTGTGAGCAGTGCCCCGCGTGCAGCCGGATTCGGGACGGCGTGTTTCTGGACCTGGTCTATCTGGACGGCAGGGAAGGGCGGATCGGCATTGATACGGTCCGGGAACTGCGCGGCCTGCTGGGCCAGGCCCCCCGGGACGCGAAGCGCCGGGTGGTCGTCCTGGGCGAGGCCCAGGAGCTGACCGAAGAGGCGGGCAACGCTCTGCTCAAATCCATGGAAGATACCGAAACCCGCAACGCCTACGTCTTGCTGGCTCCTCAGCGGGAGCGCCTGTTGCGCACTCTGGTATCCAGAAGCTGGGTCGCCACCCTGTCCTGGGATTTGGACGGGGTTCAGGAGCGAGAAGGGGGGTCGGATCCGGAATGGACCGAGGCCCTGGCCCGATTCCTGAAGACCGGCCGGGACTGGTTCGGCCGGACCATGGTCAAGGGCCAGGTGGACCGGCCGCTGGCTTTTCATGTGATCCACGCCTGCCGCCGGGGTCTGATCCGGGCCTGCCAGGGCCGAACGGATTCGTCCCTGGCCCGGGCGTTCCTCGAACAAGGGAGCCCGGCGGCCTGGCGGGCCGTTGATCTGCGCCTGGACGAGGCCGAGCAGGCCCTGCGAACCCAGGTCTCCCCGCCCTTGGTTCTGGACTGGCTGGCCGTGGGGCTGCGCGGGGCGCTGCGAGCACCGCTTCGCTGA